GTGGAGGCCCGGCGGGTCGAACCGGGCGAGGAGGCGCTGCTTCAGGCGGTGGCGGAGGCGGACCTGGTCGTGACGACGACCAACGCCGCCGAGCCCGTCCTCCCCGCCGCGGCCGCCGCGCGGCTGCGGCCTGGCGCGACCGTCGTGGCTGTCGGCGCCTTCACGCCCACCATGGCGGAGCTGCCACCCGCGGTGGTGGCTGCATGCGACGTGGTGGTAGACACGCTTGCCGGCGCCCGGGCCGAGGCGGGCGATCTCATCCAGGCCGCCCAGTCGGGTGCCTGGGAGTGGGGCGCCGCCACGGAGCTGGCGGCCGCCCTAGCCGCGCCGCGCCGCCGCGAGCGGCCCGTGCTCTTCAAGAGCGTCGGCCACTCGATGTTCGACCTGGCCGCGGCGCGACTCGCCCTGCGGCTGGTCGATCAGACGATGTGAGACTCGCGCCGCGGGCCGGGCCCGGCCGCGGCCAGGAAGCGCTCGTAGCGGAACGGGTCGATGTCCAGGGTGCGCACGCGACCGAGCGCTGCCTCCTCGGCGACGAGCCGACCGACCCTCGCGGCCTGCTGCACGCCGTGCCCCGAGAAGCCGCAGGCGTTCAGCCAGGCCGTGGCGCCGGGCGCCACTGCGGGCATGCGCCCCAAGACCGGGTTCTCGTCCGGCGTGACCTCGTAGTAACCCCACCACGAGGCGCGGCGGTCCAGCCGGGTGGCGGCCAGCCACGGGAAGCGCTCCAGCGCCAGGCCGAGGACGCGGTCGAGGTCCGCGAAGTCGACGCCCTCGTGGAAACCTGGCGGCTGCTCGCGGTTGGAGCGGCCCATGATCACGCGCGGCCCCTCGCTGCGCAGGTAGACGCCCGAGGCGAGGTCGACGGTGAGCGGGTAGCGGTGGCGGGCGGGCAGCGGCGCCGTGGCGTAGACGCTCCGCAGCACGGGCACCACCGGCACGTCCAGTCCCGCCAGGGCCGCCACCTCGCCCGACCACGCCCCGGCCGCGCACACCACCTGCGCCGCCGTCACGCCGCCCTGCGGGGTGGTGAGGCGCCAGGCGGCGCCGTCGAAGGCGGCCGCCGTCACGGGAGCGCTAAGGAGCAGCCGCGCTCCTAGGCCGCGCGCCAGGTCGAGGTAGGCCATGGTGATGGCGTGCGGGTCGACCACGCCGTCCGCCGCCCCGAAGGTGGTCGTGAAGGTGGTCTCCGGGTCGATGGCGAACGGCACCAGGCGCTGCGCCGCGCTAGGGTCCAGCTCGGTGACGGGCGCGCCGTAACCCTGCTGCAGCTCGAGCGCCCGCAGGTGCGCGGGCGCCGCGGCGCGCGGGACCAGGAAGAGGTAGCCGAGGGGGTCGTAGCCCGACGGCCGGCCGTGCAGCGCCTCGAAGTCGCGGTACTCCTGGATGGACTCCCACGACAGGTCGACGTTCAGCGGGTCGCCGAACTGCACGCGCACGCCCGCCGCGCT
The Trueperaceae bacterium DNA segment above includes these coding regions:
- a CDS encoding FAD-binding oxidoreductase produces the protein MTADVAVIGAGIVGAASAYRLAQAGLDTVVVEAQAAPASGSTGRSAAGVRVQFGDPLNVDLSWESIQEYRDFEALHGRPSGYDPLGYLFLVPRAAAPAHLRALELQQGYGAPVTELDPSAAQRLVPFAIDPETTFTTTFGAADGVVDPHAITMAYLDLARGLGARLLLSAPVTAAAFDGAAWRLTTPQGGVTAAQVVCAAGAWSGEVAALAGLDVPVVPVLRSVYATAPLPARHRYPLTVDLASGVYLRSEGPRVIMGRSNREQPPGFHEGVDFADLDRVLGLALERFPWLAATRLDRRASWWGYYEVTPDENPVLGRMPAVAPGATAWLNACGFSGHGVQQAARVGRLVAEEAALGRVRTLDIDPFRYERFLAAAGPGPRRESHIV